A part of Streptomyces sp. NBC_01451 genomic DNA contains:
- a CDS encoding CapA family protein, with translation MSVTIALAGDAMLGRGVGEMLAHRTPHPLFSPAVHKVVASADLFLLNLECCVSDRGTRVDVPGRTFFFRAPPRAADVLADLGVDAVFLANNHTLDYGPTALLDTRAHLARAGIRSVGAAATIEEARAPLILQSGGLRIGIVAATDHPAEFAASPARPGVAHADLWHEDVPDWLTGTIRTLAHATDVVLVSMHWGPTMTARPVPHVLHAAPALTDAGADLVVGHSAHVFHGFTRHVLFDLGDLINDYAVHPALRNDLGLLWLITLNEYGPRHTEAIPIALDYCHTRLADRSEYAWIADRLTRACAELGTHVTDEGDRLTVGWPRRAPRAR, from the coding sequence ATGTCCGTCACCATTGCCCTGGCCGGAGATGCCATGCTGGGCCGGGGTGTCGGCGAGATGCTGGCACACCGGACGCCGCATCCCCTGTTCTCCCCTGCGGTGCACAAGGTCGTCGCGTCCGCGGACCTGTTCCTGCTGAACCTCGAATGCTGCGTCTCCGACCGCGGCACCCGCGTCGACGTGCCGGGCAGGACCTTCTTCTTCCGCGCCCCGCCCCGCGCCGCCGACGTGCTGGCCGACCTCGGCGTGGACGCGGTCTTCCTGGCCAACAACCACACCCTCGACTATGGCCCCACCGCCCTCCTGGACACCCGCGCACACCTGGCCCGGGCGGGTATCCGCTCCGTCGGTGCCGCGGCAACGATCGAGGAGGCCCGCGCTCCGCTGATCCTGCAGTCCGGCGGGCTGCGCATCGGGATCGTCGCCGCCACCGACCATCCCGCCGAGTTCGCCGCAAGCCCCGCCCGGCCCGGCGTGGCCCACGCCGACCTGTGGCACGAGGACGTGCCCGACTGGCTCACCGGGACCATACGCACGCTGGCCCACGCCACGGACGTCGTCCTGGTCAGCATGCACTGGGGCCCCACGATGACCGCCCGCCCCGTTCCCCACGTACTCCATGCCGCACCCGCCCTCACCGACGCCGGAGCCGACCTCGTCGTCGGCCACTCCGCGCACGTCTTCCACGGCTTCACCCGCCATGTCCTGTTCGACCTGGGCGACCTCATCAACGACTACGCCGTCCACCCGGCCCTGCGCAACGACCTGGGCCTGCTCTGGCTGATCACCCTGAACGAGTACGGCCCCCGGCACACCGAGGCGATCCCGATCGCCCTGGACTACTGCCACACCCGCCTCGCCGACCGGTCCGAGTACGCCTGGATCGCCGACCGGCTCACCCGCGCCTGCGCCGAACTGGGCACCCACGTCACCGACGAGGGCGACCGCCTGACCGTCGGCTGGCCCCGCCGGGCCCCACGGGCACGCTGA